The following are from one region of the Anguilla rostrata isolate EN2019 chromosome 7, ASM1855537v3, whole genome shotgun sequence genome:
- the golt1ba gene encoding golgi transport 1Ba isoform X2 has translation MISLTDSQKIGMGLTGFGVFFLFFGMILFFDKALLAMGNILFVAGLSFVIGLERTFKFFFQKHKMKATGFFLGGVLVVLIGWPVVGMVLEIYGFFLLFRGFFPVVVGFIRRIPILGSLLNLPGISGPS, from the exons ATGATCTCTCTAACGGATTCACAGA AAATTGGAATGGGATTAACAGGATTTGgggtgtttttccttttctttggaATGATCCTGTTTTTTGACAAGGCACTCCTTGCCATGGGAAAT ATTTTGTTTGTGGCTGGCCTGTCATTTGTCATCGGGTTGGAGCGGACCTTCAAGTTCTTCTTccagaaacacaaaatgaagGCCACTGGCTTCTTCCTGGGGGGTGTGCTtgtggtgctgattggctggcccgTGGTTGGGATGGTCCTGGAGATTTATGGATTCTTCCTCTTATTCAG GGGCTTCTTCCCCGTGGTTGTGGGCTTCATCAGGAGGATCCCGATCCTGGGGTCCCTACTAAATCTCCCAGGAATCAGTGGG CCTTCCTAA
- the golt1ba gene encoding golgi transport 1Ba isoform X1: MISLTDSQKIGMGLTGFGVFFLFFGMILFFDKALLAMGNILFVAGLSFVIGLERTFKFFFQKHKMKATGFFLGGVLVVLIGWPVVGMVLEIYGFFLLFRGFFPVVVGFIRRIPILGSLLNLPGISGFVDKVGESNSMV, encoded by the exons ATGATCTCTCTAACGGATTCACAGA AAATTGGAATGGGATTAACAGGATTTGgggtgtttttccttttctttggaATGATCCTGTTTTTTGACAAGGCACTCCTTGCCATGGGAAAT ATTTTGTTTGTGGCTGGCCTGTCATTTGTCATCGGGTTGGAGCGGACCTTCAAGTTCTTCTTccagaaacacaaaatgaagGCCACTGGCTTCTTCCTGGGGGGTGTGCTtgtggtgctgattggctggcccgTGGTTGGGATGGTCCTGGAGATTTATGGATTCTTCCTCTTATTCAG GGGCTTCTTCCCCGTGGTTGTGGGCTTCATCAGGAGGATCCCGATCCTGGGGTCCCTACTAAATCTCCCAGGAATCAGTGGG tttgtgGATAAAGTTGGAGAGAGCAACAGCATGGTATAA
- the spx gene encoding spexin prohormone 1: MKGLRTFTAYTLALLFLATFVSQSWSVPKDSFQRRNWTPQAMLYLKGAQGRRFVSEDRKEGNMYDAIHLETRSQNTEQRRVSQAASVLLDFLQQAREEADENQEQVYLQDLPAWKREYFK; this comes from the exons ATGAAA GGTTTGAGAACTTTTACGGCTTATACCCTTGCTCTATTATTCTTGGCAACATTCGTTTCTCAGTCCTGGAGTGTCCCGAAG GATAGCTTTCAGCGAAGAAACTGGACTCCCCAGGCGATGCTGTACTTGAAGGGCGCGC AGGGACGACGTTTTGTGTCTGAAGACAGAAAAGAAGGGAACATGTATGATGCCATTCATTTAG AGACACGCAGTCAGAACACAGAACAACGCAGAGTGTCCCAGGCAGCATCAGTGCTCCTCGACTTTCTCCAGCAGGCCAGAGAAGAAG CTGATGAGAACCAGGAACAAGTCTACTTGCAAGATCTGCCTGCTTGGAAAAGAGAATACTTCAAATAA
- the gys2 gene encoding glycogen [starch] synthase, liver, with translation MPLSRSLSMTSLSGLPIWEDENLPVEDLLLFEVAWEVTNKVGGIYTVIQTKAKLTVDEWGENFFMVGPYYEHNFKMQVEECEAPNPAIQKAMETLNNNGCQVRFGRWLIEGSPYVILFDIGSAAWNLDRWKGEFWDTCGIGLPFHDREANDSLIFGSLNAWFFKELTDQLQDKPHVIAHFHEWQAGPGLILCRSRNIPMATIFTTHATLLGRYLCAANVDFYNNLDKFNIDKEAGERQIYHRYCLERASVHCSHVFTTVSEITAIEADHMLHRRPDVVTPNGLNVKKFSAMHEFQNLHSTNKGKIQEFVRGHFYGHLDFNLEKTLFFFIAGRYEFSNKGADIFLESLSRLNYLLRVHRNDVTVVVFFIMPAKTNNFNVESLKGQAVRKQLWDTAHSVKEKFGKRLYDALLKGEIPDMNKILDKDDFTIMKRAIYSTQRHTLPPVTTHNMLDDTTDPILANVRRISLFNARTDRVKIVFHPEFLSSTSPLLPMDYEEFVRGCHLGVFPSYYEPWGYTPGECTVMGIPSVTTNLSGFGCFMEEHVSDPAAYGIYIVDRRFRSADESCSQLTQFMFGFCQQSHRQRIIQRNRTERLSDLLDWRYLGRFYIHARHLALSRAFPEKFKMDPIAPPQTEGFRFPRPPSVPPSPSASLHSTPHHSDEEDEEPYDHDEEAERDRQNIKSPFTLGAVFHRKKRQPKENSN, from the exons TTGGAGGAATCTACACAGTAATCCAGACAAAGGCAAAGCTCACCGTGGATGAATGGGGGGAGAACTTCTTCATGGTGGGGCCATATTATGAGCACAACTTCAAGATGCAGGTGGAGGAGTGTGAGGCACCAAACCCAGCCATACAGAAGGCCATGGAGACCCTGAACAACAATGGCTGTCAG GTACGCTTTGGACGCTGGCTGATCGAGGGCAGTCCCTATGTGATTCTGTTTGACATCGGCTCTGCTGCCTGGAATTTGGATCGGTGGAAGGGGGAATTCTGGGACACCTGCGGGATTGGACTTCCTTTCCATGACAGAGAAGCCAACGATTCCCTTATCTTTGGATCACTGAATGCCTGGTTCTTCAAAGAG TTGACAGACCAGCTCCAGGACAAACCCCATGTCATTGCCCACTTCCACGAGTGGCAGGCGGGACCGGGTCTCATACTGTGCCGTTCACGGAACATCCCAATGGCAACCATCTTTACGACACACGCCACCCTGCTGGGCCGCTATCTGTGTGCTGCAAATGTGGATTTCTACAATAATCTGGACAAG tTCAACATCGACAAGGAGGCTGGAGAAAGGCAGATTTACCACCGGTACTGTCTGGAGCGAGCGTCGGTCCACTGCTCCCACGTCTTCACCACCGTCTCTGAGATCACTGCCATCGAGGCTGACCACATGCTGCACAGGAGACCAG ATGTGGTAACACCAAACGGTCTGAACGTGAAGAAGTTCTCTGCCATGCATGAGTTTCAGAATCTGCACTCCACAAACAAAGGCAAAATCCAGGAGTTTGTTCGAGGACACTTTTATGG ACATCTTGACTTCAATCTGGAGAAAACTCTATTTTTCTTCATTGCCGGCCGGTATGAGTTCTCCAACAAGGGGGCAGACATCTTTTTGGAGTCCCTGTCCAGGCTCAATTACTTGCTTAGG GTGCACAGGAACGATGTCACTGTGGTGGTGTTCTTTATAATGCCCGCAAAGACCAACAACTTCAACGTGGAGTCTCTGAAGGGGCAGGCTGTACGCAAGCAGCTCTG GGACACTGCTCATTCCGTTAAAGAGAAGTTTGGCAAGAGGCTCTATGATGCCCTGTTAAA AGGGGAAATCCCTGACATGAATAAAATCCTGGACAAAGATGACTTCACTATTATGAAGAGGGCCATATACTCTACTCAG AGACACACCCTACCCCCAGTGACCACTCATAACATGCTGGACGACACCACTGACCCCATCCTGGCCAACGTGCGTCGTATCAGTCTCTTCAACGCCCGCACCGATAGGGTTAAG ATAGTGTTCCATCCGGAATTCCTGTCTTCCACCAGTCCATTGCTTCCCATGGATTATGAGGAGTTTGTGCGCGGTTGCCACCTGGGTGTTTTCCCCTCTTACTACGAGCCCTGGGGCTACACACCAG GTGAGTGTACAGTGATGGGGATCCCCAGTGTGACCACCAACCTGTCTGGGTTTGGTTGCTTCATGGAGGAACATGTCTCAGATCCTGCAGCGTATG GGATCTACATTGTGGATCGGCGGTTCCGGTCAGCCGATGAGTCCTGTAGCCAGCTCACACAGTTCATGTTTGGGTTCTGCCAGCAGTCCCATCGGCAACGCATCATCCAGCGGAATCGCACTGAGAGGCTATCGGACCTGCTGGACTGGAGGTATCTGGGAAGG TTCTACATACATGCTCGACACCTGGCCTTAAGCagagccttcccagaaaagttcAAAATGGACCCAATCGCACCTCCACAG ACGGAAGGTTTCCGCTTCCCCCGTCCTCCCTCtgtgcctccctctccctctgcctcgcTGCACTCCACCCCTCACCACAGCGACGAGGAAGATGAGGAGCCTTACGACCATGACGAGGAGGCCGAGCGTGACCGACAAAACATCAAATCACCCTTCACATTGGGGGCAGTATTTCACCGCAAGAAGAGGCAGCCTAAGGAGAACAGTAACTGA